The following are encoded in a window of Telmatobacter sp. DSM 110680 genomic DNA:
- a CDS encoding DnaJ domain-containing protein, giving the protein MSTCMCGNPIDTIGTMCSRCGALQTLGLDMTASAAEIESTYTTLVKVWHPDRFQTDPKMKGAAEEKLKEINAAHDYLTATPRVEKSTRPQPTAQKMEPAEELEEAPASTFIPMESSDEEEPEEVRRIMKRLNKQSQPKTLAKVLFALTAIAGSGLVLFTLDLFLSTNSSTSRGYDQFKAEIAQDLRAKGILSSNAPESKDSNAQQAPEPNPSAAAPAGKPDAKAESLSGSHSPAKATNGVKPYVTSGLTPTEVLSILGNPTSSSGEKMFYKGSEIDFKNGQVAGWKIDPQTSPIRVKLWPSAAPVPGVTTFAVGSSMSDVITVQGTPTLFSDSQFGYGKSLVFFQNDKVVGWKEDPGSVRLRVVAH; this is encoded by the coding sequence ATGAGCACCTGCATGTGCGGCAATCCGATAGACACGATCGGCACCATGTGTTCGCGGTGCGGAGCGTTGCAGACGCTGGGCCTGGACATGACTGCGTCGGCGGCGGAGATTGAAAGCACCTACACGACCCTCGTCAAGGTCTGGCATCCTGACCGTTTTCAGACGGACCCGAAGATGAAAGGTGCGGCAGAAGAGAAGCTGAAGGAGATAAACGCGGCGCACGATTATTTGACCGCAACGCCTCGGGTTGAGAAATCAACGAGGCCTCAGCCAACTGCCCAGAAGATGGAACCTGCAGAGGAGTTAGAAGAAGCGCCAGCTTCCACTTTTATTCCGATGGAATCTTCCGACGAAGAGGAGCCGGAAGAAGTGCGGCGGATCATGAAGCGCTTGAATAAGCAGTCCCAGCCGAAAACTCTCGCCAAGGTACTGTTTGCCCTTACTGCAATTGCCGGGTCTGGATTAGTGTTGTTTACGCTGGATCTCTTCCTCTCGACGAATTCAAGCACCTCGCGGGGTTATGACCAGTTCAAAGCAGAAATTGCGCAGGACCTCCGCGCCAAGGGAATCCTTTCGTCCAACGCGCCCGAATCCAAGGACTCGAATGCGCAGCAGGCCCCCGAGCCGAACCCTTCCGCGGCTGCACCGGCCGGCAAACCAGACGCAAAGGCTGAAAGTCTTTCAGGAAGTCACAGTCCTGCGAAGGCTACAAATGGGGTAAAACCGTATGTCACATCGGGATTGACTCCCACCGAGGTGCTTTCGATCCTCGGGAATCCGACCTCATCCTCAGGAGAAAAAATGTTCTACAAGGGGTCGGAGATTGATTTCAAAAACGGACAAGTGGCGGGATGGAAGATCGATCCGCAGACTTCCCCAATCCGGGTGAAATTGTGGCCGAGCGCGGCGCCTGTTCCCGGCGTTACGACTTTTGCCGTCGGCTCTTCAATGAGCGATGTCATCACGGTTCAGGGAACTCCTACGCTGTTTTCCGACAGCCAGTTTGGTTATGGCAAATCGCTGGTTTTCTTTCAGAACGACAAAGTTGTTGGCTGGAAGGAAGATCCGGGATCGGTCCGCCTGAGGGTCGTGGCTCACTAG
- a CDS encoding DUF3108 domain-containing protein, whose protein sequence is MRAITQTIFCALAFAPLAYTQQPSPALASLPQLPSPRAGYSFPQNQTLTYSVDWRVFSAGTAVIHFEAIGDREKLSANADTAGAINLLFHASDQFQSTFDRAKGCTYEFDKQTVEGRRKVNSTLKMDYPQSKSILDEKNLVTGQSKHVESPIPSCMTDLLTGVFYASSQPMEIGHDFVMPVVDAMHNVPVTMKIEGREVIKTTLGTFKTIRVQPTADAGVVKNRGNIWIWYTDDDRRLPVQMRAKLFWGTITFRLIGNDNK, encoded by the coding sequence ATGCGCGCGATCACTCAAACAATTTTTTGCGCTCTTGCCTTCGCTCCGCTTGCGTATACCCAGCAGCCCTCTCCCGCTCTGGCGTCTTTACCGCAACTTCCATCGCCGCGCGCTGGATACAGCTTTCCGCAGAATCAGACGCTCACTTACTCGGTTGACTGGCGCGTCTTTTCCGCCGGAACCGCAGTCATTCATTTTGAAGCCATCGGGGATCGCGAGAAACTCTCAGCCAATGCCGACACCGCCGGTGCCATCAACCTGCTCTTCCACGCTAGCGATCAGTTTCAGTCCACCTTCGACCGCGCCAAGGGCTGCACCTACGAGTTCGACAAGCAGACTGTGGAAGGACGTCGCAAGGTCAACTCCACGCTCAAAATGGACTATCCCCAATCCAAGTCGATTCTTGACGAAAAGAATCTTGTCACGGGCCAATCAAAGCACGTTGAATCGCCTATTCCCAGTTGCATGACCGATCTTCTAACAGGCGTCTTCTACGCCTCATCCCAGCCGATGGAAATTGGCCACGACTTCGTCATGCCCGTCGTAGACGCCATGCACAACGTGCCGGTCACGATGAAGATCGAAGGTCGCGAGGTCATCAAAACCACGCTGGGTACCTTCAAGACCATTCGCGTTCAACCCACAGCCGACGCCGGCGTGGTTAAGAACCGTGGAAATATCTGGATCTGGTACACCGACGACGACCGCCGTCTCCCCGTGCAGATGCGCGCCAAGCTCTTCTGGGGAACTATCACCTTCCGCCTAATCGGCAACGACAACAAGTGA
- a CDS encoding isoprenylcysteine carboxylmethyltransferase family protein, with translation MTQQEQSPKLEGAQLKGVERWQKVARRIRVPLGFLTAALYLFELWRREPRPAAIAWSLLLVLPGLWLRAYASGYVKKNRELTQTGPYAYTRNPLYLGSILIAAGFAVALLSWPVAAMLTAMFLIIYVPVIASEERFLRSTFPDFPDYCRRVPRLLPRLIPAPSAATLTEVSSGKFSADLYLRHREYNSFIGAALLYLSLFFLRPLLGLFLNVPH, from the coding sequence ATGACCCAGCAGGAACAAAGTCCGAAACTTGAAGGCGCGCAACTGAAAGGCGTCGAACGGTGGCAGAAGGTGGCTCGGCGCATTCGCGTTCCTCTCGGCTTCCTCACGGCGGCGCTGTATCTCTTCGAACTATGGCGCCGTGAGCCCCGTCCCGCCGCGATTGCGTGGAGTCTGCTTCTCGTCCTGCCGGGCCTCTGGCTTCGTGCCTATGCGTCCGGCTACGTCAAAAAGAATCGCGAACTCACCCAGACCGGACCCTACGCCTATACCCGCAACCCCCTTTACCTCGGTTCGATCCTCATCGCTGCCGGATTTGCCGTCGCCCTCCTCAGTTGGCCCGTCGCCGCCATGCTGACTGCCATGTTCCTGATCATTTATGTCCCGGTCATCGCCTCGGAGGAACGCTTCCTGCGCTCGACTTTCCCTGATTTTCCCGATTACTGCCGCCGGGTCCCGCGCCTCCTTCCTCGCCTTATCCCGGCACCTTCCGCTGCCACCCTGACCGAAGTTTCGTCCGGCAAGTTCTCTGCTGACCTCTATTTAAGGCATCGCGAGTACAATTCATTCATAGGAGCCGCCCTGCTATACCTCAGCCTGTTCTTCCTTCGGCCGCTGCTGGGTTTGTTCCTGAACGTGCCGCATTAA
- a CDS encoding glycosyltransferase family 9 protein yields the protein MQTQSKFRLLVVRLGAMGDILHALPAVTALRMAHPGWGIEWVVEPTWRALLAAEGSTGRDTGKHQAMQPLVDRLHFAASKQWRKNPLAPSTRIEISALRRNLKSQHYDAVLDLQGALRSAVISRMAAGRRFIGESSPRERLARWLFTERIETRTPHVIEQDIELASAIAGDDLIPVQPWLPVDPGAETWADELLSSDAASHVVLINPGAGWGAKRWPVERYADVARALLNRGYRVLVNAGPGEVFLADTISQKTGGGATPLLCSIEQLIAITRRVSLAIAGDTGPLHLACALGRPVVGIYGPTDPSRNGPYGTQFKVLRSPESRRDHTRHEAPEAGLLTITPEDVLQAADELLYSEAAR from the coding sequence TTGCAAACGCAGTCCAAGTTTCGCCTGCTCGTGGTCCGTCTCGGTGCCATGGGCGATATTCTCCATGCCCTTCCGGCCGTCACCGCTCTGCGCATGGCCCATCCCGGATGGGGCATTGAATGGGTGGTCGAGCCAACATGGCGGGCACTTCTCGCGGCTGAAGGAAGCACCGGTCGCGATACGGGTAAACATCAAGCCATGCAGCCGCTCGTAGATCGCCTGCACTTCGCAGCGTCCAAGCAGTGGCGCAAAAATCCTCTAGCGCCATCAACTCGAATCGAAATCAGTGCCCTTCGCCGCAATCTCAAAAGCCAGCATTACGACGCCGTTCTCGATCTGCAGGGCGCGCTGCGTTCGGCGGTGATCAGTCGCATGGCCGCGGGTCGCCGGTTCATCGGCGAATCAAGTCCCCGCGAACGCCTTGCACGATGGCTCTTTACAGAGCGCATCGAAACCCGCACGCCACACGTGATTGAACAGGACATTGAACTCGCGTCTGCCATTGCCGGAGATGACCTCATCCCCGTTCAGCCATGGCTGCCCGTTGATCCCGGCGCGGAAACATGGGCCGACGAACTCCTTTCCTCTGATGCTGCTTCTCACGTTGTCCTTATCAACCCCGGTGCCGGATGGGGCGCGAAACGCTGGCCGGTGGAGCGCTATGCCGACGTTGCCCGCGCGCTTCTCAATCGCGGTTATCGCGTTCTCGTCAACGCCGGGCCGGGTGAAGTGTTTCTCGCCGACACCATCTCCCAGAAGACCGGAGGCGGCGCCACTCCGCTGCTCTGCTCGATCGAACAACTCATCGCCATAACGCGCAGGGTAAGTCTGGCTATTGCCGGGGACACCGGACCACTCCACCTGGCCTGTGCGCTAGGCCGGCCTGTCGTCGGCATCTATGGCCCCACAGACCCGAGCCGCAACGGTCCCTACGGTACGCAATTCAAGGTGTTGCGCAGTCCAGAAAGCCGCCGCGATCATACCCGCCATGAAGCCCCGGAGGCAGGACTTCTCACCATCACGCCGGAAGATGTGCTCCAGGCTGCCGACGAACTGCTTTATTCTGAAGCGGCCCGATGA